Part of the Deltaproteobacteria bacterium genome is shown below.
TCCCGGCTTACGCCAAGCTCGCCGGAGCGGTCGGTTTCGCCTCCCGCGCAGTTCAGAATATCCTTCATGGCGGCGGCAACCTTTGGATCTTCAACCGACGAAACCGGCACTATTCCGTCGCCGTTAAATCTGGCTTTGGCGAACAGCTCCTCGACATCGTCGATGTCTTCGGCGCTGATGGATGTGGCGTCGGGCTTTTCAAGGGTTTTCAGTATCTCCCTGGCGCTCGCGAGAACCGCCCTGCCCTCTTCGGTGTCGTCTTTTATGGAATCAAGGGGAAGCTCGGTAAGGCGCTTTACGAGATCGTCCGGGTTTTTCAGAAGGGATGAGGCCAGGCGCGCCGCCTCGATGACTTCGGGAACCCTTATGCGCCCATCGCCGTCGGTATCCATGAGGGATAGGGTCTCTTCATCGAATTCCAAGCCCTTCACCGGGCAGGCCAGGGCTGTCCAGAGCTTGGGATCGAGTTCTTTTAGGGCCGCGATGTCGCGCCCCGAATCCAGCATCACCTGGTCGAAACCGCCTAACCGGAAAAACCTGAACCTGTGACCCGCCCCGTTTTTTTTGAGAATCTCCATGATGGCCAAGATATCTTCCTTTCCGGTTGCGAAACGAAAGGATCATGGCCTTTCGATAAACTCGATTCTGGCCTCCTCCCGCTTTACAATATTGTCAATTTTGCCCTGTGGCCAGCCGATGACGAGGCTGGTGATGATCTTGAACGGCTCTTCGATCTTGAGCATCTTTTTTAAGTCGGGAAAAAAGCTGATGGCCTTGGCAAGGCTCACGTAGCAGGTTCCGAGCCCCAGGGAGTGGGCCGCAAGAACCATGTTCTGGCCGCAAATGCCGATGTCGAGGTCAATGTCGCCGATGCCCCTTTTATCGGCCAGCAACAGCACCAGGCAGGGCGCGCCGAAAAAAATGTCGTAACCGGGGTCGGAGGATGCCGCGTTTATGCCGCCTCGCGCCCTTGGCTCGATCTCGCCGGTCTTGAGTTTTATCAGGAGCGGCAACACGGCCTGCTGCCAGGGGGCGAGGCTGGCCTTGGCGTCGCCCGGCGTCTTCTTGTTGATCCATGGGTGCGGCAGGGTGAGCCAGGACACCCAGTAAAGAGCTTTTTTGCATTTTTCGTTGATTTGGTCAATAAGGCCCCGGTCGTCCACAACCACGAATTTCCAGGGCTGGTTGTTTCCCGCCGACGGCGCGAAGCGGCCCGCCTCGATGACCCGCCTTATCATCTCGCGGGAAACGGGCTTTTTACGGTACATGCGGTTGCTGCGCCTTTTGTATATGACCTTCTCCGTTTCCGTGAGAAGAGGTTCGATTTCATCAAAGGGCGTCTTTTCCATTCCGGCGATGGGCGCGGGCGGGGTTTTCCCGCCGGAAAACAGGTGATCGTTTTTCCAAAAGCCTTTTTCCACCCTGTAGTCGCCTTCTATGTTAATTGCTCCCTGGGGGCATACCGCCGCGCAGTTCTGGCATGTTATGCAGCGGAAATGATCGTAGCGCCCGTTGGGGCGGCTCTTTTTTTCGAAAAGCTCCAGAAGCTGGATCGGGCAGGATTTCACGCACCTGCCGCAGCCGTTGCATTTTTCCGCATCCAGAACAAACCTTGCGTATTTTGCTTCGGGAAGATTCAGAAGCCTTATGTTTTCAAGCATGAGACTCTCCTTTCGAGTCGCTTTGCGCAGATGATCCAGGCGGATTTCATGAGCCCCTAAAGCCAGGGAACCAACGGTGAAAAAAATCAGTAGAAATCCAATATTCGTGCGATTATCGCAACTCGACCTTTACGTCAATCAAATTTCGTACAGCGGGTCAACAGGATTGATGCCGGGAATAGCAGCATGTGGACAGAATGATTTTACAATCGTAAAAATTACATGATTTCAAATGGCTATAATCATTTCCAGAAAATTTGACTTGCGTGGGACTCGAAAACAGATTATGAACAGTAAGAAGTTAGTAAGCCTATTTTATACAACAGGAGAAAATTATGGATTCGCCCCCGAAATGGTTCCGCATAGGGCAGTTGGAGAAGCTCTCAGGCGTCAACCGCCGCACCATCCATTTTTATCTCAAGGAAGGGCTTCTTCCGCCGCCCATGAAAACCGGCAAAACCATGTCCTATTACGACGAAACCCACCTTAAACGGTTGAAAGCCATAGCCGAATCCAAGGAGGAGGGCCTTCCCCTTTTCGCCATAAGGGAAAGGCTTTCGGAGATGGAGGAGGAAAAAAGCCGGACTCCTGCCCAGGTAAAAAACCCGTCATCCAAAAAGGCCCTGCCCAAAAGCGCCCAGGGCAACCGGACCCGCGAGGCCGTGCTTGAGCTGGGCTGTCGGCTTTTTCGCCAGAAGGGTTACAAGAACACCAAGGTTTCGGACATCACCAAGCGCCTTAACGTGGGCAAGGGAACGTTTTATTTTTATTTCACGGATAAAAAGGAGCTTTTCCTTGAATGCGTTCCCAGGATTTTTGCCGAGATTTTTTCAACAGGCTGGGAAAAAATAGCAAAGGAAAACGATCCGGCCATAAGGCTCAAGATTCGCGGCCAGCTCGTCTGGCCGGTGCTTGGCGAATTCTGTTCCATCCTCTC
Proteins encoded:
- a CDS encoding nitroreductase family protein → MLENIRLLNLPEAKYARFVLDAEKCNGCGRCVKSCPIQLLELFEKKSRPNGRYDHFRCITCQNCAAVCPQGAINIEGDYRVEKGFWKNDHLFSGGKTPPAPIAGMEKTPFDEIEPLLTETEKVIYKRRSNRMYRKKPVSREMIRRVIEAGRFAPSAGNNQPWKFVVVDDRGLIDQINEKCKKALYWVSWLTLPHPWINKKTPGDAKASLAPWQQAVLPLLIKLKTGEIEPRARGGINAASSDPGYDIFFGAPCLVLLLADKRGIGDIDLDIGICGQNMVLAAHSLGLGTCYVSLAKAISFFPDLKKMLKIEEPFKIITSLVIGWPQGKIDNIVKREEARIEFIERP
- a CDS encoding MerR family transcriptional regulator, giving the protein MDSPPKWFRIGQLEKLSGVNRRTIHFYLKEGLLPPPMKTGKTMSYYDETHLKRLKAIAESKEEGLPLFAIRERLSEMEEEKSRTPAQVKNPSSKKALPKSAQGNRTREAVLELGCRLFRQKGYKNTKVSDITKRLNVGKGTFYFYFTDKKELFLECVPRIFAEIFSTGWEKIAKENDPAIRLKIRGQLVWPVLGEFCSILSLSKEAMEDPDPKLRKLGEQIYASIWGPVVSDIKKGIAMGRFRQVDPKVHASIIIGATEGLHHLFKHHKDVPAGAYDDAIFHLFAKGIMTDAPEPPGEAFA